A single region of the Polymorphum gilvum SL003B-26A1 genome encodes:
- a CDS encoding phage tail tape measure protein, with translation MARDDDGFSVPLDDLAAFSRQMEAMTRSAGDFSRLVSGGLRAALVDGKALDAVFRSMALSLSSRVLAGALRPLETLAGTAVAGLVGSLAGTAAGAVGPGARVTAFADGGVIAAPTYFGIGANGAGGLGVMGEAGAEAILPLARGADGRLGVASRGGAEPKVVVNVTTRDADSFRRSEAQVSAMVARAVGRGRRGL, from the coding sequence ATGGCCCGCGACGACGATGGATTTTCCGTGCCGCTGGACGATCTGGCGGCGTTTTCGCGCCAGATGGAGGCTATGACGCGTTCGGCCGGCGACTTCTCGCGCCTGGTGTCCGGCGGCCTGCGCGCGGCGCTGGTCGACGGCAAGGCGCTCGACGCGGTGTTCCGCTCCATGGCGCTGTCGCTGTCGAGCCGGGTGCTGGCCGGGGCGCTGCGTCCCTTGGAGACGCTGGCCGGCACTGCCGTGGCCGGTCTGGTCGGGTCGCTGGCGGGCACGGCCGCCGGGGCGGTCGGCCCTGGCGCACGCGTGACGGCCTTCGCCGACGGCGGCGTGATCGCGGCGCCGACCTATTTCGGCATCGGCGCAAACGGCGCGGGCGGTCTGGGCGTAATGGGGGAAGCGGGAGCGGAAGCGATCCTGCCGCTGGCGCGCGGCGCCGACGGACGGCTGGGCGTGGCCAGCCGTGGTGGCGCGGAGCCGAAGGTTGTCGTCAACGTGACGACGCGCGATGCGGACAGTTTCAGGCGGTCGGAAGCACAGGTTTCGGCGATGGTGGCCCGCGCCGTCGGACGGGGACGGCGCGGGCTCTAA
- a CDS encoding head-tail adaptor protein: MRRTGTNTARRGLTSRSPACRTGSTDCCPSTGCRGCERRRLVPHARDAGTARAHGGPRRRGRHAVRRSRHRLRRDSGLRRQDEAVAGARLDGVVSHEIRLRYRDDIAGGWRIRAGARVFRVLAASDPDLGRRQILCLVEEEGA, translated from the coding sequence TTGCGGCGCACTGGTACGAACACCGCGAGGCGGGGTCTGACCTCGCGCTCGCCAGCGTGCCGCACGGGCTCGACCGACTGCTGTCCGTCTACCGGGTGCCGCGGCTGTGAGCGGCGCCGGCTTGTTCCGCACGCCCGTGACGCTGGAACGGCCCGAGCGCACGGCGGCCCCCGGCGGCGCGGCCGGCACGCTGTACGTCGCAGCCGGCACCGACTTCGCCGCGACTCCGGGCTGCGCCGGCAGGACGAGGCCGTCGCCGGCGCCCGGCTCGACGGCGTCGTCAGCCACGAGATCCGCCTGCGCTACCGCGACGACATCGCCGGCGGCTGGCGTATCCGCGCCGGGGCGCGTGTGTTCCGCGTGCTGGCGGCGAGCGATCCGGACCTCGGCCGCCGCCAGATCCTGTGCCTGGTCGAGGAGGAAGGGGCATGA
- a CDS encoding head-tail connector protein, protein MTAVLTNPPAVEPVTVEDMRAHLRLAHEAEDALLAELIAAARSQVERETRRALIAQGWRAYFDAWPAGRIVRLPVAPVIAVAAVTVYGTDGLPADLDPVDWRLDGPAARLRVAAGAGGDAANGIEIDFTAGYGAAPADVPAPLRQAIRLLAAHWYEHREAGSDLALASVPHGLDRLLSVYRVPRL, encoded by the coding sequence GTGACGGTGGAAGACATGCGCGCCCATCTGCGCCTCGCCCACGAGGCTGAGGACGCGCTGCTGGCCGAGCTGATCGCCGCCGCGCGCAGCCAGGTCGAGCGCGAGACGCGCCGCGCGCTGATCGCCCAGGGCTGGCGCGCCTATTTCGACGCCTGGCCGGCGGGACGGATCGTTCGGCTGCCGGTGGCGCCGGTCATCGCTGTTGCGGCGGTGACCGTCTACGGCACGGACGGCCTGCCGGCGGATCTCGACCCGGTCGACTGGCGCCTCGACGGCCCGGCGGCCCGGCTCAGGGTGGCTGCGGGAGCCGGCGGCGACGCGGCCAACGGCATCGAGATCGATTTCACCGCCGGCTACGGCGCGGCTCCCGCCGACGTGCCGGCACCCCTGCGCCAGGCGATCCGCCTGCTTGCGGCGCACTGGTACGAACACCGCGAGGCGGGGTCTGACCTCGCGCTCGCCAGCGTGCCGCACGGGCTCGACCGACTGCTGTCCGTCTACCGGGTGCCGCGGCTGTGA
- a CDS encoding NlpC/P60 family protein: protein MFPEPAPIDRAALIAEARTWIGTPYRHQASAKGAGCDCLGLVRGLWRAFCGAEPEPLPAYGADWAETGGGEAFAAAGRRWLVEIDPGRAAPGDVLLLRWKDGAPAKHAGLLATASTLVHAYERVGVVESPLVPAWRRRIAHVFAFPGARPWQP, encoded by the coding sequence TTGTTCCCTGAACCCGCACCGATCGACCGCGCTGCGCTGATCGCCGAGGCGCGCACCTGGATCGGCACGCCCTATCGGCACCAGGCGTCGGCGAAGGGTGCCGGCTGCGACTGCCTCGGCCTGGTGCGCGGCCTCTGGCGGGCGTTTTGCGGCGCCGAGCCGGAACCGCTGCCGGCCTATGGCGCGGACTGGGCCGAGACGGGAGGCGGCGAGGCCTTCGCCGCGGCCGGACGACGCTGGCTGGTCGAGATCGACCCCGGCCGGGCCGCGCCCGGCGACGTGCTGCTGTTGCGCTGGAAGGACGGCGCACCGGCCAAGCATGCCGGCCTCCTCGCCACCGCCTCGACACTGGTCCACGCCTACGAGCGGGTCGGCGTGGTCGAGAGCCCGCTGGTGCCGGCCTGGCGCCGGCGTATCGCCCATGTCTTCGCCTTTCCGGGAGCCCGGCCATGGCAACCCTGA
- a CDS encoding DUF2460 domain-containing protein gives MIPFLDESFPIAVSFGATGGPERRTEIVALAGGHETRNARWAESRRRYDAGTGVRSLADLRAVAALFERARGRLSGFRFRDPFDHASTADGTPPGLLDCALGTGDGSRTRFVLVKTYGWGAAAYGRAIALPVAGTLRVALDGVEQAEGAAFAFDAETAEVVFAVPPPGGAEVTAGFLFDVPVRFDTDRLEISLTHFAAGQAPSIPLVEIRR, from the coding sequence ATGATTCCTTTCCTCGACGAGAGCTTTCCGATCGCAGTTTCCTTCGGTGCGACCGGCGGCCCGGAGCGGCGCACCGAGATCGTCGCCCTGGCCGGCGGCCACGAGACGCGCAACGCGCGCTGGGCCGAGAGCCGGCGGCGCTACGACGCCGGCACCGGCGTGCGCTCGCTCGCGGACCTGCGGGCGGTGGCGGCGCTGTTCGAGCGCGCGCGCGGCCGGCTGTCGGGCTTCCGCTTCCGAGATCCCTTCGACCACGCCTCGACCGCCGACGGCACGCCGCCGGGGCTGCTGGACTGCGCGCTCGGCACGGGCGACGGCAGCCGGACGCGGTTCGTCCTGGTCAAGACCTACGGTTGGGGCGCGGCGGCCTACGGGCGAGCGATCGCCTTGCCCGTCGCCGGCACGCTGCGCGTGGCGCTCGACGGCGTGGAGCAGGCGGAAGGCGCAGCCTTTGCCTTCGACGCGGAAACGGCCGAAGTCGTGTTCGCGGTACCGCCGCCCGGCGGCGCCGAGGTCACGGCCGGCTTCCTGTTCGATGTGCCGGTGCGTTTCGACACCGACCGGCTGGAGATCAGCCTGACTCATTTTGCGGCCGGCCAGGCGCCGTCGATCCCGCTGGTCGAGATCCGGCGCTGA
- a CDS encoding DUF3168 domain-containing protein: MSTTAAEIALRDAILIHLAGDAELEALLGPGRLFDAPPRGQAFPFLRLDAVTGRRLAGSAEDGLEHELRLTVLSRADSRDEAVKAIARVAALLDGPVLALAGHRLVDLVPVATASGPLRDGRTFRAELVLRAVTEPAD, from the coding sequence ATGAGCACGACTGCGGCCGAAATCGCCCTGCGCGACGCGATCCTGATCCACCTGGCCGGTGACGCGGAACTCGAGGCCCTGCTCGGCCCCGGGCGGCTGTTCGACGCGCCACCGCGCGGTCAGGCGTTTCCGTTTCTGCGCCTCGACGCGGTAACCGGCAGGCGACTGGCCGGGTCGGCCGAGGATGGGCTCGAACACGAACTGCGCCTGACCGTGCTGTCGCGCGCCGACAGCCGCGACGAGGCGGTCAAGGCGATCGCCCGCGTCGCGGCGCTGCTGGACGGGCCGGTGCTTGCGCTTGCCGGCCACAGGCTGGTCGACCTCGTGCCGGTCGCGACGGCCAGCGGGCCGCTGCGCGACGGGCGCACCTTCCGCGCCGAACTGGTGCTGCGCGCGGTCACCGAGCCGGCCGACTGA
- a CDS encoding phage major tail protein, TP901-1 family: MSAQRGRDLLLKLDGDGLGSFVAVAGLRARRIALNAGAVDITAADSAGRWRELLAGAGTRTASLSGSGLFRDAASDAAVRALFFDGAIRAWQVVIPEFGTLEGPFQVTALEYAGRHDGEVTYEMALESAGEVTFTAA, encoded by the coding sequence ATGAGTGCACAGCGCGGACGCGATCTCCTGCTCAAGCTCGACGGCGACGGGCTCGGCAGCTTCGTGGCTGTCGCCGGGCTGAGGGCCCGGCGCATCGCCCTCAACGCGGGGGCGGTCGACATCACCGCCGCCGACAGCGCCGGGCGATGGCGCGAGCTGCTGGCCGGCGCCGGCACCCGCACGGCGAGCCTGTCGGGCTCCGGCCTGTTCCGCGACGCGGCCAGCGACGCGGCGGTGCGCGCGCTGTTCTTCGACGGTGCGATCCGCGCCTGGCAGGTGGTGATCCCGGAGTTCGGGACGCTGGAGGGGCCGTTCCAGGTCACCGCGCTGGAATATGCCGGTCGCCACGACGGCGAGGTGACCTACGAGATGGCGCTGGAATCGGCCGGCGAGGTTACGTTCACGGCGGCCTAG
- a CDS encoding gene transfer agent family protein, with product MPNRLRGEISAMLDGREWTLVLTLGALAELEDAYACADLQALVERFAGGRLSARDMVRLIGAGLRGAGNVVTDDQVASMTAPGGAPGFAAIVADLLRVTFSDADDDGGDDGEDEVAETGANPPPPRG from the coding sequence ATGCCCAATCGGTTGCGGGGGGAGATCTCGGCCATGCTAGATGGCCGGGAATGGACGCTGGTTCTGACGCTGGGGGCGCTGGCGGAACTGGAGGACGCCTATGCCTGCGCCGATCTGCAGGCGCTGGTCGAGCGCTTCGCCGGCGGGCGGCTGTCGGCGCGCGACATGGTGCGCCTGATCGGCGCCGGCTTGCGCGGCGCCGGCAACGTGGTCACCGACGACCAGGTGGCGTCGATGACCGCACCCGGCGGCGCGCCGGGCTTTGCCGCCATCGTCGCCGACCTGCTGCGGGTGACCTTTTCGGACGCCGACGACGATGGGGGCGACGACGGGGAGGACGAGGTTGCGGAGACCGGCGCAAACCCTCCGCCGCCGCGGGGCTGA
- a CDS encoding DUF2163 domain-containing protein, whose product MKHIPEALAGHLAGRVTTLAVCWLVRRADGLVLGFTDHDRPLTVAGTPCRPENGLEATAVAQGPGLAAAGGEVAGSLSGPGLTDADLDAGLWDGAEVEVHVVNWAVPDETAMLRRAVIGEVTREGRAFRAELRGLAHLLGARRGRVFAQGCDADLGDARCTVDLDDPAYSATGTLSGPAQAADLIVDGLDGFADGWFSGGRLEVLSGPASGLAVAIARHDGTAEGARLRLWLAAPVSLDPGTQVRVTAGCDKRFATCAQKFANAVNFQGFPHMPGTDFVLSYPGRNTGENDGGALVP is encoded by the coding sequence ATGAAACATATTCCCGAGGCGCTCGCCGGCCATCTGGCGGGGCGGGTGACGACGCTTGCCGTCTGCTGGCTGGTGCGGCGCGCCGACGGGCTGGTGCTCGGGTTCACCGACCACGACCGGCCGCTGACCGTCGCGGGCACCCCGTGCCGGCCCGAGAACGGCCTGGAGGCGACGGCGGTGGCGCAGGGGCCGGGCCTGGCCGCTGCCGGCGGCGAGGTCGCCGGCAGCCTGTCGGGCCCCGGCCTGACCGACGCCGACCTCGACGCCGGGCTGTGGGACGGGGCCGAGGTCGAGGTCCATGTCGTCAACTGGGCGGTCCCCGACGAGACCGCGATGCTGCGCCGGGCGGTCATCGGCGAGGTGACGCGCGAGGGCCGCGCCTTCCGCGCCGAGTTGCGCGGGCTCGCCCATTTGCTGGGGGCGCGGCGCGGGCGAGTGTTCGCCCAGGGCTGCGACGCCGATCTCGGCGACGCGCGCTGCACGGTGGATCTAGACGACCCGGCCTACAGCGCCACCGGCACCCTGAGCGGACCCGCGCAGGCGGCAGACCTGATCGTGGACGGACTGGACGGCTTCGCCGACGGCTGGTTTTCCGGCGGGAGGCTCGAGGTGCTGTCGGGCCCGGCGAGCGGCCTTGCGGTCGCGATCGCCCGCCATGACGGGACAGCGGAGGGGGCGCGGCTGCGGCTGTGGCTGGCCGCGCCGGTGTCGCTCGATCCGGGAACGCAGGTCAGGGTCACCGCCGGCTGCGACAAGCGCTTTGCCACCTGCGCGCAGAAATTCGCCAACGCCGTCAATTTTCAGGGCTTCCCGCACATGCCGGGGACCGACTTCGTGCTGTCCTATCCCGGCCGCAACACCGGTGAGAACGACGGAGGCGCGCTTGTTCCCTGA
- a CDS encoding YdcH family protein — translation MSHVPHELHEEFPDAGDALHALKVSNAHFARLADEYHEVNREIHRIEAEIAPASDEATEELKKKRLQLKDQIAAMIAAAKNTGS, via the coding sequence ATGAGTCATGTTCCCCACGAATTGCACGAGGAGTTTCCCGACGCGGGCGACGCGCTGCACGCGCTGAAGGTCTCCAACGCGCATTTCGCCAGGCTCGCCGACGAATATCACGAGGTGAACCGGGAGATTCACCGCATCGAGGCGGAGATCGCCCCGGCGTCGGACGAAGCCACCGAGGAGTTGAAGAAGAAGCGCCTTCAGCTGAAAGACCAGATCGCGGCGATGATCGCCGCTGCGAAAAACACCGGCTCTTGA
- a CDS encoding rcc01693 family protein, which translates to MSPAAAAFPWAEALQAGLGRLGWTPETFWRATPRELAAALGLARRGRAPARADLDRLLRRFPDRPACASNSQE; encoded by the coding sequence CTGAGCCCGGCCGCCGCGGCGTTTCCCTGGGCCGAGGCGCTGCAGGCCGGGCTCGGCAGGCTCGGCTGGACGCCGGAAACCTTCTGGCGTGCGACGCCAAGGGAACTGGCGGCGGCGCTCGGGCTTGCCCGGCGCGGTCGCGCGCCGGCACGCGCGGATCTGGATCGGCTGCTGCGGCGGTTTCCTGACCGGCCGGCATGCGCAAGCAACAGTCAGGAGTGA